The genome window AAAAAAATGAGTTTATCCGTAGGATCACCTGCACCCGATTTTAGTCTTCACTGCCACAAAGGAGGCAAGGTTACTCTTTCAGAACTGAAAGGTCAGAATGTTGTGCTTTTGTTTTTCCCTTTTGCAAATACAGGCGTCTGCACAAAAGAGATGTGTACCTTCAGAGATGGAATGTCTGTATATAATGACCTTAATGCAAAAGTGATTGGTATAAGTGTTGACAGTCCTTTCTCCTTAGCTCTCTGGGCTGAGAAGAATGGTCTTCAGTTTGACCTGCTTTCCGATTTTAACAAAACAACTATTAAAGATTACGATTCAGTGTTTGATGTTTTTGGCGCGGGCAAGTGGGACTTCGCCGGAGTATCAAAGCGCTCAGCGTTTGTTGTTGATAAAGATGGAATAATCAGATATATGGAAATTCTCCCTTCACCCGGAGATGAACCGAATTATGATGCGATTAAAAAAACAGTAGAATCACTTTCCTGAAATGTTCCTCAGAATTGAGCCTTCTGCCGCGGCAGAAGCATTAAAAAATGAAAACAATGTCATGCTCCTTGACGTGAGAGAGCAATGGGAGTATGACATTGTTCATATAAAAGAATCAGTCCTGATCCCTCTCCGCACACTGCCTACCCGGCTCGATGAACTCAGAGTATATAACAAAATATTTGTATTGTGCCATCATGGATTCCGCAGTA of Ignavibacteriales bacterium contains these proteins:
- a CDS encoding redoxin domain-containing protein; translation: MSLSVGSPAPDFSLHCHKGGKVTLSELKGQNVVLLFFPFANTGVCTKEMCTFRDGMSVYNDLNAKVIGISVDSPFSLALWAEKNGLQFDLLSDFNKTTIKDYDSVFDVFGAGKWDFAGVSKRSAFVVDKDGIIRYMEILPSPGDEPNYDAIKKTVESLS